ACGGTCACGCAGTAAAGCGTGCCTACTTCGTCCTGCCTGCGGTAAAGCTTGCCGATCGCGCCTGTATCGTCGTATATCGCGACCATGCTCTTCTTGAGGTCCTTCGTGATCCTTTTTGCCAGCTCCACAATTTCCGGCCGGTTCCTTAAAAGCGGGAATACCGCAACCTTTACAGGAGCCAGGTCTTTATCCAGTTTTAAGACTACCCGCATATCATCTTTGACCTTCTCTTCGTTATAGGCATCCACCAGTAACGCCAGGACGCTCCTGTCTACTCCGCCGGAAGGTTCGATGATATAGGGATAGAATTTTTCTTTTGTCGCAGCGTCAAAATATTGGAGCTCCTGGCCGCTTGCCTTGCTGTGCTGCTTCAGGTCGAAATCCGTGCGGTTAGCAACGCCCTCCAGTTCGCTCCAGCCGAAAGGAAAATTATATTCTATATCGGTGCAGGCCTTGGCGTAATGAGCCAGCTCTTCCTTGCCGTGGGGACGCAGGCGTAAATTGTCTTTCTTGATGCCTAAGCCGAGGTACCAGTTAAAACGCGCCTCGACCCATTCATCCAGTTTTTTATCCGCTTCTTCGGGCCGGACAAAATATTCTATCTCCATCTGTTCGAACTCGCGCGTGCGGAAAGTGAAGTTGCCGGGCGTTATCTCGTTGCGGAACGCCTTGCCGATCTGCGCCAGGCCGAAAGGCAGTTTCGGATGCCTTGTGTCCAGGATATTCATGAAATTCACGAACATCCCCTGCGCTGTCTCGGGCCGGAGATATATGGCGTTCGCCGAGTCTTCCACCACGCCCTGGTATGTCTTGAACATCAGGTTGAACGGCCGTGCCTCGGTCAATTCGCCGCCGCATTCCGGGCATTTTCTGCTCTCTTTAAGGTCCTCGGCCTTAAACCTTTTCTTGCACGACTTACAGTCGCTCTTCATGTCAAAGAAATTCTCTACGTGGCCTGAAGCCTGCCAAACCCTGGGATTCATGAGGATCGCCGCGTCCATTCCGTATACGTCATCCCGTCCGTGAACGACGGACTTCCACCAGGAGCGCTTAAGGTTATTCTTCAGCTCGGCGCCGTAGGGGCCGTAGTCCCAGGTATTGCTCAAGCCGCCGTAGATCTCGGATGATTGGAAGATGAAACCCCGGCGCTTGCATAGCGAAACGACTTTGTCCATCAGGTTTTCGTTCATGGTTTTTTTAATTTAAGCATAGGTTAAGTAAAGTATCACAGATCGGATAAAATATCAAGTAGTTCCCGGACTTTACTCCCGTTTATTCAGCCTTTTTATTTCGTTAAGGAATTTTTTTGACCTTAGCGGCCTATCGAGGTGCGACGCCAGGAGCTTTTCCACAAGCGAACCGAGCTCCTGCTCTATCGACTTCGATATCCTGAACTTCAACAGCGAATCCCACGCCGCGTTCTTAAGCCGGTTGAAGGTCTGGGCTGTCCCCGGCGATACCTTGATCCCGCCGACGTTGCTGCCTTCGGCGGCCGGGCCGAAACCCAAAAGCGTCAGCAGGCGGATCTCGAATACGCGGGTTATCTTCGTCGGCTCAGATCCCTTTGACAACAGCCTCAGCGAGTTAAGGAGCAGCCCGTATATATCGCCGTTCTTTTCGGCCGGCTCGGTCAGCTCATCGACCAACTCGACCAGATACGTCGCGTGCGCTATCGCACCCAGGCTTTTGCGTATGCCGAAGAACCCGTCTTCCAGGTCGCACTGGGTTATGTTCTGGAATTCGCTCTTCGTTTTTTCATAGAACACTATCTTGTTCAGGGTGAATAATTCGGCGAAACTCCCGTATTTCGACCTGTCGCCGCGGATCCCCTTAAGGATCCCTTTTATCTTTCCGAAATCTTTGGAATAAAAAGTCGCTAATATGCTGGTCTCTCTGAGGTCCCGCCTGTTCAGGACGATGGCCTCAGTTGTCTGTATCGCCATCCTTCTTCTTTATTTTGACCCTTTCGGGCAGCGGGACGATTCCTCCCGAGATGACCAGTTTAAGCCCTTCCTCCACGCTCATGTCCAGCTTTATCATCTCCTTTTCCGGCACAAGAAGTAAAAATCCCGAAGTAGGATTAGGCGAGGTTGGGACAAAGACGTTTGTTACCCTTGTCACGGTCTTGTCCTGGAGCTCTCCCTTGCCTTCATATGTCACGAACCCTATGGCGTAGATGCCCGGCCTGGGGAACGCGACAAGCACGACCCTGGTAAATATGCTCTTCGACTGGCCGAGGATGGCATGGCTCATCTCTTTTATGGCGCCGTAGATCTTGCCTATCATTGGCAGTTGGGAGATATTTTTTTCCCAAAAAGAGAAGAACTTCCTTAAAAATAAGATCCTGGTGCCGAAGCCTATGAGTGAAATTATGACGACAAGAAAGACAAGAGTAAGGACCTTCGCTATGTATTCGAGGATAGTGCTGTCAAGGATGAACGGCCGCAGGAAGTCCGCTATGGGCTCAAGCAGGAAATAGTTGGTTTTAACAACAGCGAATTTTACCAGCCAGATGGTTATTAAGGCCGGAAGTATTACCGCGACGCCCGTGATAAAATTCTTTCTGATGCTTGTGAACATATCAGCCCCTGTATAAAAGTTCGAATATCAGAAGCGTGGCGAGTATGCCGACCACAGATCCGGCTATCGCCTCCCATACCGTATGCAGCCCTTTCCTTACCCTCGATATGGCCAACAGTATCGCCATCAGGAAGGCAAGCGCGGAGGCCACGCCGTTGAGGGTAAGCAGTGTTATCACGGTAAAGACAGAGAAACCGAGCGCCGAATGGCCGCTGGGCCAGCCGCCCCTTAGCGGCGTCCCCCTCCTCAAAAGTATCTTGATTATTATCACCAGGGAAATTACCGCGACGAGCGCGATGAAAGTGATGTGCCAGGGCGATTGCCTTATGCGGGAGATGCCCTCAGAGAGGTCTATTAGTTTTACCGTCTTGAAGAAGATCAAGTATCCGACTATGACAGCGTAAACGGACGTGACGAAGACGCACCCTGCCGCGATATCCTTCGCCAGCTTGGCCATATGGTGGAATTCCTTGGTGAACATATCTACGGCCAGTTCGAGGGCAGTATTGAACATCTCGGCTACGATCACCAGGGTGACCGCGCTTAAAAGCAGGATGAATTCCACGGGCGGCAGTCCCGCGACCAGGCCGAGTATTATGACCGCCGCGCCTATCACAAAATGGATGCGCATGTTCCGTTGGGTCTTGAGCGTATGCTTAAGCCCCTCTATCGCGTAATTGAAAGACTCTGTAAGGCCGCGTTTTTTCATAATCCCCGGAGGATCCTTCCTTCCGCTCTTCTCATCTCTTTCCTTTTCGACGAAGAGGTATCGTCGTATCCGGAGAGATGGAGTATCCCGTGCACGATGTATAATCTCAATTCTTCCGCCGCCGTGGACCCGAAACGCCTGGAATTTTTTGCGGCCGTTTGCGCCGATATGGCGATATCCCCGCTCTCGAAGGCTATCACGTCGGTGCTCTTATCCCTCTTCCTGTATTTTTTATTCAACCTTCTTATTCCCGCGTCATCCGTAAAGAGTATGCAGATACGGTCCCTGTTTCCCCCGGCCATCGACAATATCTTTTCAGCGCACTTTACGGCTGCCTTTTTAGGGAACGGCAGCTTTACGCCTTCGGTCAATACGGCAACGCGGCCCGGCTTAGGCACCCCTTATTCCTTGCCGTTCGGGTACTGGACCCTGGTGTGGTATACGCCTGTCAGGACCTTGGTGAAGGTGACCGCTATTATATTCAGGTCCTTTAAGGTAAGGTCGCACTCGTCCAGCTGGCCGTCGATGAATTTATTGTTTATTATCCTGCGGACAAGTTCCTCGAGGTTCGCCGGGGTCGGGTTTTGAAGGGTGCGCGACGCGGCCTCGACCGAGTCCGCCAAATGGACTATCGCGGTCTCCTTGGTCTGGGGTTTCGGGCCGGGATAGCGGAACCCCTCTTCCTCAAGCTTGTTGAGGTCCTCAACCGATTCCAAAGCCCTCTGGTAGAAATAATATATGAGCCCGGTCCCGTGATGCTGTTCGATGAAATCCATCAGGGCGCTGTTCAGGCCGGCCTTCTTCGCCTTTTCGAGGCCGTCTTTCACGTGGTTTATTATTATGAGGCTCGACATCGTCGGCGCGAGCTTGTCGTGCTGGCTTTCGGTTATGGGCTGGTTCTCGGCGAAATATTCGGACTTCTCCACTTTTCCGATATCGTGGTAGTAAGACCCGACCCTTGCCAGGAGGCCGTTCGCGCCTATCGCGTCGCAGGCAGACTCGGCGAGGTTTCCCACTATCAGGCTGTGGTGGTAGGTGCCCGGCGCCTTGAGTATCAGTTCCTTTAGCAGCGGGTTATTCGGGTCGGCCAATTCTAGCAGGGAGATGTTCGTCGTCATCTTGAATAGCGATTCGAATATATGGAGCGTGCCCACGATGATTATCCCGACCGCGATGCCGTTCATCAGGAACATGGACGCGTCCTTGAATATTACGCTGCTTTCGAGGTTATTAAGTATGCCGAGGCCGATGACGCAGACGGCGTTAGTGACGCCCACGACCATGCCGGCCTTGAAGAGCTCAGATCTTTTCCTTACCGCCCTTACCGTGTATATGCCTACCACGCTGCCGGCGATGAATACCAGCGTCGAATCGAACCTTTCGCCGCCCACCAGCCCGGCGAGTATGCTCAATGCCATGGCGATGATTATGGCCGGCCTCACGCCCAACAAAAGGCCGATCAATATCGGCACTATCGCGACCGGCACGAAATACGCGGGGCCGTTCGAAAGGGAGATGGCCTTGCCTATCGCCGTGATCACTACGGCCATGGCCGCCATAAGTACGAGATGCCTGTTGTTTGAGTAGATCGAGGGTTCGTAATATTTTAAATAAAGGCCTGTTATGATGACAAGTATGATCACGATGAAAAAGATGCCGAGTATCGACAGCGCGAACCTTTGTTCGGATACCGAGGCCGCGCGCAGGGCCTCGAATTTCGCGAGATGGAACGGCGTTATCCTCTCTCCCCTGTTGGCTATCAGCTCGCCTTGGACGACATCTACGGATTTTTCCTGGGCAGGCACACCGGTTATAGCTTCCTCGCGCCGTCTGGAGGTTTCGACCGCATTCGATTTCAGATTGGCGGATACTGTTGCCGAGATGATAGCCCTCATAACGGATTTAAGTTTATTGTCGGCCAGGGTTGAGTCGGCGAACAAAGGCTGTGAGGGATTCTGGAAGTCGGAGGCGGCCTTAAGGTTCTTGACCTCGGCGCCATATTCTGTTTTTCCGGAAATGTTCCTGACCGTTATGGAGGGCTTGTCCTGTTTTTTCAGGTTTTCTTTATCTTCGGCCGGGATGACGCCCTGCGAAAAGATAACCTCCAGCTGGCCAAGGATAGGCGCCTCCGCCTTTTCGGATTCCGGGGAAGCCAGCAGCGCCTTGAAGTCGTTATCTGAAAGTTCGATCTTGCTAGCGGACTTGAGCTTTGCGATCCGGTCCTCAGGTCCGGCATCTCCCGCCGCTTTCAGCTCTTTGAGCGCGGAGAAGAGGGCCTTGATATTTTGCGCGGACTTATCGTATACGGCCGGGTCGATGTCGTAGACATCTTTTACGGAGAGCGCCGCCTCATTTTTAAGCCTCGCGGTCTTTTCCGCATCTAATCCGGCATTGAACGAGAAATCGACCGGGGCGTATATATTCCTGTCCGCGACCTTGCCTACCTGCGGCTGGCCGCCGTAAGGGGTCTTGCCTATGTATATGACCGATACGAGCGCCACGCAGGTCGCGGCTGCAATAAGCCACCTCACCGTTATCTCACGCGGCATAGGTTCAGGTCTTTTGAATATATCCATGCTATGCACCTTATTTGACGTTAAATTTCTCGTACGCCTTTATGATGTCCTGCACCAGTTCGTGGCGGACGACATCGTCGCCTGTAAAATATGTGAACTTTATTCCCTCGATCTCTTTCAGGACTTCCTGTGCCTGCAGGAGACCGACCGCCTTCCCTCCGGGCAGGTCGCTCTGCGTGAGGTCGCCGGTTATTACCGTCTTCGAATCGAAACCGAGCCTTGTCAGGAACATCTTCATCTGTTCGGCGGTCGCATTCTGCGCTTCGTCGAGGATCACAAAAGAGTCGTTGAGGGTCCGGCCGCGCATGAACGCGAGCGGCGCCACCTCTATCACTCCTCTGCCCAGGAAACGCTCTACCTTGTCGAGGTCCATCATCTCGTAAAGCGCATCATATAAGGGACGGAGGTACGGAGACACCTTCTCTTCTATATCGCCCGGGAGGAAACCGAGGCTTTCCCCCGCCTCTACCGCGGGCCTGGTCAGGACTATGCGGCTTACGTGGCCGAGCTTTAACGCGTTGATAGCCATGGCCATCGCCAGGTATGTCTTGCCGGTGCCGGCAGGGCCGATCCCGAAGACGATGTCGAATTGCCTTATAGCGTCGACATAATTCTTCTGCCCTGCCGTCTTCGGCGTCACAAATTGCTTTTTCGACATTATCTCTATCTTGTCGAGATAGATGGAGTGGAGGTCGAGGACCGTGTTATCGCGCAGCGCCTTTACCGCGTAAAGGATCTCATGCTGGTGGATAGGCCGGCCCATCCTGATTATGTCCAGGAGTTGTCCGAACAGCCTCGAGGCCTTTTCGACGTTCTTGCCTTCGCCGCCTATGGTCAGGTTCTCGCCCCGGGCAGTGATCTTGACCTCGAATTCCCCTTCGATCGCCTTGAGGTTTTCGTCATGCCGGCCGAAAAGGACGCGGGCCTCCTCGTCGCTTAAGAGCTTAAAGGTCTTGTCCATATGCCCTTATTTTGTATATTCATTCCCTTCTGTTTCCGCGCCGACGTTTGTCTTTGGGACTTTGATCGTCATTCCGGGACGGATCTTATCGGGTGACTTAAGGACGTCTTTGTTGATGTCGTAAAGCTTTTTCCACTTCTTGGTAGTCCCGTATAGCTTCTGCGATATCTTCTGCAGCGTCTCGCCCTTTTGGACCTTATAATTGACCAGTTCTTCTTTCTTCTCTATTGAGGTGATAGGTCCTTCATCGGGCTCTGTCCCGAAATTCGTTGCAGGTTCCGGGGCCGGCGCGGATGTTTCCATTGCTTTTTTCGGCGCCCTGTTCTCCCTCTCTATTGCCGGCGTCTCTACCTGGACTTCTATATAGGTCTTTGTGGGTTTCCTCTCGCCTACAGCAGGCGCGGTTCCCATTAGATATCCCTGGTTACCCGCTGAACTTGACAGTTCCTGGTCGACCCTCTCCCTCGTAACCATCTTTGTCGTGACCGAGCATCCGGTCAACGCCGTGATCATGACCGCCAAAGCCAAAAACACAAATAACTTCTTCATTCCCCTCCTCCTTTATTTTTTGAGGTTTAGCTCCTTCGCTTAGTGGACTGCGAAGGGCTATCCTTTAGGATTAATCCCAGCTCCTTCAATTGTTTTTCCGATACGTCTGAAGGCGCGCCGGTCATGAAACAGACTGCCTTCTGTGTCTTCGGGAACGCTATCACATCCCTGATGCTTTCAGAGCCGGTCATCATGGCTATCAGCCTGTCGAGGCCGGGAGCTATGCCGCCGTGGGGCGGTGCGCCGTACGAAAAGGCCTCGAGAAGGAAACCGAACCTCGCCTTTATTTCCTCTTCGCTAAGGCCTATCGCCTTGAATATCTTCAACTGGGTCTCCCTGTTGTGTATCCTTATCGAGCCCGAGCTTATCTCGGTGCCGTTCAATACCAAGTCATACGCCTTAGCCCTGACTTTTTCCGGATGCGTATCAATGATCCCGATGTCCTCATCATACGGCGCCGTAAAAGGATGGTGTTCCGCTTCCCATCGCTTCTCCTCGTCGTTATATTTAAACCACGGGAATTCCACGACCCAGAGGAAATCGAATTTATTTTTATCTATCGGGCCGTATTTTTTCGCGAGCGCCGTCCTGAGGTGAGCGAGGACGTCATTTACGGTCTCCTTCTTGTCGGCGACAGCCAGGATCAGATCGCCTTTCGCGGCGTCCATTTTCTTTAACATCGCCTTCACGCGCCCCTCATCGAAAAATTTCGCGATCGGGCAATCGACGGCTCCCTCCCCTGCCTTGAAATATGCGAGCCCCTTCGCCCCGAACTTAATAGCCAGCTCTGTAAGCCCGTCTATCTCGCTCCTTGAGATGTCCGCCTTGCCTTTTAAATTCAGCGCCTTTATTATCCCGCCTCCGGCGGTGACTTTTTCAAAGGTCTGGAATTGGCTGCCCTTTAATGTATCCGTGAGGTCCGAGAGTTCCATGCCGAACCTGGTATCCGGCTTATCGGTGCCGAACCTCTCTATCGACTCGCTGTGCTTTATCCTCGGGAACGGCGTCTTTAGCTCTACGCCTATCCCTTCTTTGAATATAGCCTTTATGAGTCGTTCGGTCAGGCCGAGGATGTCATCGACATCCACAAAAGACATCTCGATATCGAGCTGGGTGAACTCGGGCTGCCTGTCGGCCCTGAGGTCCTCGTCCCTGAAACATTTCGCGATCTGGAAATACCTGTCCATCCCCGCGACCATTAGGATCTGCTTGAATAATTGCGGCGACTGCGGCAGGGCGAAGAATTTCCCTTGGCTTAGCCTGCTAGGCACAAGGTAGTCCCTGGCGCCTTCCGGGGTGGATTTCGTCAATATCGGCGTCTCAACCTCGATAAATCCCTCCGATTCGAGAAAGTTCCTTGTTGCGTGGCAGACCTTGTGCCGTATTATCAGCTTATCGCGCGAGGACTTGCGCCTTAGGTCGACGAACCTATATGTGAACCTCATCTCCTCGGATATCTGCCCCTCGTCATCTATCTCGAACGGCGGGGTCTGCGCGGTGTTTAGTATCGTAAGTTTGGAAACGGCTATCTCGATCTCCCCGGTCTTTAATTTGGGATTCTCGGTGCCTTTTGGACGGCTCGCGACTTCTCCCTCGACCATTATGACGTATTCGCCGCGCAAAGATTCGGCCGCGTCGTGGAGTTCCTTTGATTTAGAGGGATTGAATACGATCTGGGTCAGGCCGTACCTGTCGCGCAGGTCAATGAAGATAAGGCCGCCGTGATCGCGCCTCCTGTGCACCCAACCGGCCAGGGTGACTTTATCACCGAGGTTTTTGGCTGTCAATTCACCGCAGGTGTGCGTCCTGTACATTTATTTGATGAATATCCTTTCCATTTCCGAGGCGAAGCTGCGTTCCGGTACCGCGGTCTGTTCCTTGGTCGACATGTTCCTTAAAGTTATCGTGTGGTTCTTTATCTCGTCCTCGCCTATGATAGCGACATATTTCGCGCCGAGCCTGTCCGCCGACCGCATCTGCGCCTTCAGCGATTTGCCTTCAAAGTCCGCTTCCGCCGAGATGCCCTGCCCGCGCAAGGACATGGCGAGGGAGAATCCTAATTTATATGCCTCTTCCCCCATCGTGGCGATGTAAATATTCAAGCCCCCGTCAAGTTCCGGGATATCCTGGAGGGACATGACGGACCGTTCCATCCCGATAGCGAAACCACAGGCGCCTTTCGGCTGCCCGCCGAGGTCTGAGACAAGGTTGTCATACCTGCCGCCTGCGCCGATGGCGTCCTGGGCGCCGAGTTTTTTATGGACCACCTCAAAGGTCGTTTTGGTGTAATAGTCGAGGCCCCTTACCAGATACGGCTCTAAATTGTAATTAATCTTAAGGCCATCGAGCGCCTTCTTTACCGTCTCGAAATGCGTGCGGCAATCGGGACAGAGGTATTCCCCGGTCCCTTTGAATATCTTTTTTATCTCGCTCCTGCAGGCATCATTCTTGCAATCGAGGACGCGCAGGATATTTTTTTCGTAACGGGCCTTGCAGTCATCGCAAAGGTTATTTATGCGGCTCCCGAGCGCCTGACGCAGCCCGTTAGAGAGGGCTTCCTTGTCCTTAACGCAGCCCAGGGAGTTTATCTTGATCTCGTAGTTCCTGATATTGAAAGAATCCAGCAATGAGGCCAGCAGGGCTATCACTTCCGCATCGAGGTAAGGACTGTATGAACCTATCGCCTCAACGCCTATCTGGTGGAATTGGCGCATCCTTCCGGCCTGCGGCCTTTCTGCCCTGAACATCGGGCCCATATAGAAAAGCTTAGCGAACCCCATCTCGTTCTCAAGATTGTTCTCGAGATACGCCCTTACCACCGAAGCCGTAGCCTCGGGTCTCAGCGTAATGGAACGCTCGCCCCTGTCGAGGAAGGTGAACATCTGTTTCTCGACGATATCCGTCCCCTGTCCCAGCGATCTCACGAACAGGGCAGACTCTTCTATTACAGGCGTGCGGACCTCGCTGTAGCCGAAATGATAGAAGACGGCCCTGGCCTTCTCCTCCAGGATCGTCCATAATCTCGCATCTTTTGGCAGGAGATCTTTAGTCCCCCGCAATGCTTTTAATTGTTCTTTCATAAGGGGTATTTAAGGTAGGTTTATTTAACCTTTTGTTTCATTATGAGCCCCGGCTTGAATACCGCAACCTTCTTTGGCGGAACAGGTACGGTGACGCCGGTCCGCGGATTCCTGCCTGTCCTCCCGCGGCGGGATTTGACCTTGAATATCCCGAAATTCCTCAGTTCAACGGTTTCGGCGTTCGCCAGGGCACCTACAATGATGTCGAGGGTGCGCTGGACCACAAGCTTTACGTCCACTTGTTTAAGGCCGGATTCGTTGGCTATTTGCAGCACTATCTCCTTCTTTGTCATGCTTTCCTCCTGACGTAAATTATTATATCCATTATAGTTAGTAAATTATCATTTTTGGCTGGGTTTGTCAAGTCTTAAACGAGACGACTCCGTCCCCTAGGAGGCCTTCTATCTCCATGGTGAGGGAATCCGAAGGCTCTACCTTCAGTTTTTCCTCCACGGATATCTCAAACCGCTTTCCGTCGGACATCTTGAAATGGAGGTATACCGGGGCGGTGCCGGGATGGGATTCAAGGACAGACTTCAGTTTTGTCAGGGCCTGTTCGTTTATGCCCGTATCCAGGTTTATGATAAGTGCTTGTGTGTATTTCTTTTGCAGCTCTTCCAGGGGCATTATGTCGTTAGCCATTATCTTCGGCCGGTCTTCCCTGAGGCTGACCTTGCCTTTGACGCAGACTATGGCGTCCTTCCTGATAAATCTCTCGGTATTCGCGAAAGTCTTCGGGAATACGAGGACTTCCGTCTCCCCGGTGAGGTCCTCGATGCTCATTATTGCCATTTTTTCGCTCTTTGCCTTGGTGATGGTGAACTTAAGCTTCGAGATTATCCCGCCCACGTTCACCTCCTCATCCGGCCTCCTCTTTCCCAGGTCTTTTACCTGGCAGGTGGAGTAAGCCCTGATGAGTTTCTCGTATTTCGCGAGCGGGTGGCCGGTTATATAGAAACCCAGCATCTCCTTTTCGAAAGCCAGAAGTTGGCTCTCGTGCCATTCGGGTATCTTCGGGATCTCGTGGTGCTGCCTGCCGGGACGGCCTTTAACATGGGCGCCGAATTCCTCGAAGAACGTCGATTGCCCGCTCAGGCGCTCCTTGTGCGAGTTCGCGCCGCACTCAAGGCAGTCATCGACCTGTGTAAAGAGCTGGGACCTGTGCAATTTGAATTCGTCGAACGCCCCGCATTTAATGAGGCTTTCGAGGACCTTCCTGTTGGTGAGCCTCAGGTCGACGCGTTCGCAGAAATCGTAGAGGTCCTTGAAATTCCCGCCGTTGTTCCTGGCTGTGACTATCGAATCGATAGCCCCCTGTCCCACGTTCTTTACCGCGCCCAGCCCGAACCTTATGCCGTCGCCGGCGACCGTGAATTTTGAGAAGCTCTCGTTTATGCTCGGCGGGAGTATCCGTATCCCCATCTTTTCCGACTCGTCTATGTAGAAGGCGACCTTGTCGATATTGTCGTGCTCCGAGGTCATCAACGCGGTCATGAATTCGACCGGGTAATTCGCCTTGAGATAGGCGGTCCGGTAAGAGATGAGCGCGTAAGCCGTCGAGTGCGACTTGTTAAAACCGTAACCCGCGAAATATTCGATGAAGTTGAATATCTTCTCGGCGGTCCTCTTGTCGATGCCTTTCTTAGTCGAACCCTCGAGGAACTTGGATTTCGCCTGCTCCATCTCCTCGGGGATCTTCTTTCCCATCGCGCGCCGGAGAGAATCGGCCTGTGACATCGTGAACCCGGCGAGGTCCGAGGCGATGCGCATGACCTGTTCCTGGTATACTATCGTGCCGTATGTCTCCTTGAGGATCGGCTCGAGGAGTATATGGTCGTATTTTATCGCCGCGAGGCCGTGTTTCCTTTTTATGAAATCCTCTACCATGCCCGTGCCTATGGGCCCCGGCCGGTAAAGCGCCAGTATGGCTATTATATCCTCGAAATTCGTGGGCTTGAGCTTCCTGAGGATGTCGCGCATCCCCGAGCTCTCAAGCTGGAAGATGCCGAGCGACTCCGCGTTCGAGAGTAGCTCGTACGTCTTGGGGTCGTCGAGCGGCATGTTGTTGAAATCGATCGTGACGCCCTTGGTCCTCTTGATTATCTTCACGGTCTCGTCGATGACCGTTAGCGTTCGCAGCCCGAGGAAGTCCATCTTCAGCAGGCCTATTTTTTCGAGCGACTTCATCTCGAAGCCGGTCGATATCTGGCCTTCATTCGCCTTGAACAGCGGTATATAGTCGGTCAGCGGCCGGTCCGATATCACTACGCCGGCGGCATGCGTAGACGCGTGGCGGGTCAGCCCCTCGAGTTCCGTGGATACCTCGATCAGCTGCCGTATCTGCGGGTCGCTCTTGTAGAGGTTGCGCAGTTCGGGTTCGAGTTTCAGCGCCCGCTCAAGGGTTATGTCCAATTCCTGCGGGACGAGTTTAGCTATCCGGTCGACATCGCCGTAGCTTATGCCCATGACCCGGCCGACGTCCCTTATGACGGCGCGCGCCTGCATCGTCCCGAAAGTTATGACCTGCGCCACGTTCTCCTTGGAATAT
The nucleotide sequence above comes from Candidatus Omnitrophota bacterium. Encoded proteins:
- the recO gene encoding DNA repair protein RecO — encoded protein: MAIQTTEAIVLNRRDLRETSILATFYSKDFGKIKGILKGIRGDRSKYGSFAELFTLNKIVFYEKTKSEFQNITQCDLEDGFFGIRKSLGAIAHATYLVELVDELTEPAEKNGDIYGLLLNSLRLLSKGSEPTKITRVFEIRLLTLLGFGPAAEGSNVGGIKVSPGTAQTFNRLKNAAWDSLLKFRISKSIEQELGSLVEKLLASHLDRPLRSKKFLNEIKRLNKRE
- a CDS encoding PhoH family protein, translating into MDKTFKLLSDEEARVLFGRHDENLKAIEGEFEVKITARGENLTIGGEGKNVEKASRLFGQLLDIIRMGRPIHQHEILYAVKALRDNTVLDLHSIYLDKIEIMSKKQFVTPKTAGQKNYVDAIRQFDIVFGIGPAGTGKTYLAMAMAINALKLGHVSRIVLTRPAVEAGESLGFLPGDIEEKVSPYLRPLYDALYEMMDLDKVERFLGRGVIEVAPLAFMRGRTLNDSFVILDEAQNATAEQMKMFLTRLGFDSKTVITGDLTQSDLPGGKAVGLLQAQEVLKEIEGIKFTYFTGDDVVRHELVQDIIKAYEKFNVK
- a CDS encoding LysM peptidoglycan-binding domain-containing protein, whose amino-acid sequence is MKKLFVFLALAVMITALTGCSVTTKMVTRERVDQELSSSAGNQGYLMGTAPAVGERKPTKTYIEVQVETPAIERENRAPKKAMETSAPAPEPATNFGTEPDEGPITSIEKKEELVNYKVQKGETLQKISQKLYGTTKKWKKLYDINKDVLKSPDKIRPGMTIKVPKTNVGAETEGNEYTK
- a CDS encoding glycine--tRNA ligase yields the protein MDKVVSLCKRRGFIFQSSEIYGGLSNTWDYGPYGAELKNNLKRSWWKSVVHGRDDVYGMDAAILMNPRVWQASGHVENFFDMKSDCKSCKKRFKAEDLKESRKCPECGGELTEARPFNLMFKTYQGVVEDSANAIYLRPETAQGMFVNFMNILDTRHPKLPFGLAQIGKAFRNEITPGNFTFRTREFEQMEIEYFVRPEEADKKLDEWVEARFNWYLGLGIKKDNLRLRPHGKEELAHYAKACTDIEYNFPFGWSELEGVANRTDFDLKQHSKASGQELQYFDAATKEKFYPYIIEPSGGVDRSVLALLVDAYNEEKVKDDMRVVLKLDKDLAPVKVAVFPLLRNRPEIVELAKRITKDLKKSMVAIYDDTGAIGKLYRRQDEVGTLYCVTVDVQSLEDKQVTVRQRDTMQQERVPIDNLNNYLEEKLR
- a CDS encoding DUF502 domain-containing protein; this translates as MFTSIRKNFITGVAVILPALITIWLVKFAVVKTNYFLLEPIADFLRPFILDSTILEYIAKVLTLVFLVVIISLIGFGTRILFLRKFFSFWEKNISQLPMIGKIYGAIKEMSHAILGQSKSIFTRVVLVAFPRPGIYAIGFVTYEGKGELQDKTVTRVTNVFVPTSPNPTSGFLLLVPEKEMIKLDMSVEEGLKLVISGGIVPLPERVKIKKKDGDTDN
- a CDS encoding HDIG domain-containing protein → MDIFKRPEPMPREITVRWLIAAATCVALVSVIYIGKTPYGGQPQVGKVADRNIYAPVDFSFNAGLDAEKTARLKNEAALSVKDVYDIDPAVYDKSAQNIKALFSALKELKAAGDAGPEDRIAKLKSASKIELSDNDFKALLASPESEKAEAPILGQLEVIFSQGVIPAEDKENLKKQDKPSITVRNISGKTEYGAEVKNLKAASDFQNPSQPLFADSTLADNKLKSVMRAIISATVSANLKSNAVETSRRREEAITGVPAQEKSVDVVQGELIANRGERITPFHLAKFEALRAASVSEQRFALSILGIFFIVIILVIITGLYLKYYEPSIYSNNRHLVLMAAMAVVITAIGKAISLSNGPAYFVPVAIVPILIGLLLGVRPAIIIAMALSILAGLVGGERFDSTLVFIAGSVVGIYTVRAVRKRSELFKAGMVVGVTNAVCVIGLGILNNLESSVIFKDASMFLMNGIAVGIIIVGTLHIFESLFKMTTNISLLELADPNNPLLKELILKAPGTYHHSLIVGNLAESACDAIGANGLLARVGSYYHDIGKVEKSEYFAENQPITESQHDKLAPTMSSLIIINHVKDGLEKAKKAGLNSALMDFIEQHHGTGLIYYFYQRALESVEDLNKLEEEGFRYPGPKPQTKETAIVHLADSVEAASRTLQNPTPANLEELVRRIINNKFIDGQLDECDLTLKDLNIIAVTFTKVLTGVYHTRVQYPNGKE
- the ybeY gene encoding rRNA maturation RNase YbeY; this encodes MPKPGRVAVLTEGVKLPFPKKAAVKCAEKILSMAGGNRDRICILFTDDAGIRRLNKKYRKRDKSTDVIAFESGDIAISAQTAAKNSRRFGSTAAEELRLYIVHGILHLSGYDDTSSSKRKEMRRAEGRILRGL
- a CDS encoding diacylglycerol kinase — encoded protein: MKKRGLTESFNYAIEGLKHTLKTQRNMRIHFVIGAAVIILGLVAGLPPVEFILLLSAVTLVIVAEMFNTALELAVDMFTKEFHHMAKLAKDIAAGCVFVTSVYAVIVGYLIFFKTVKLIDLSEGISRIRQSPWHITFIALVAVISLVIIIKILLRRGTPLRGGWPSGHSALGFSVFTVITLLTLNGVASALAFLMAILLAISRVRKGLHTVWEAIAGSVVGILATLLIFELLYRG